One genomic window of Lytechinus variegatus isolate NC3 chromosome 1, Lvar_3.0, whole genome shotgun sequence includes the following:
- the LOC121407282 gene encoding COMM domain-containing protein 8-like, whose amino-acid sequence MATPTKDLGLLSKCPTADMEKLLHQIADSLAGHHRPRYQDYGKIWSLDEWFQVTQSCEMYLKMTVKKDSTKDDMKSALNGLSQDVQDQLMECVTIRRDDLKKALIGNTATISQSHLTDFDWKLKLAMSSDKISSVQEPLVSLDLSLTEDGTNRLVSLELDKQELQKLVSSLETANRAVLQLKT is encoded by the exons ATGGCGACGCCCACAAAAGATCTTGGTCTCCTTTCGAAATGCCCAACTGCCGATATGGAAAAG CTACTCCATCAAATAGCAGACAGCCTTGCAGGACATCATCGTCCTCGATATCAAGATTATGGCAAGATATGGAGCTTGGATGAATGGTTTCAAGTCACCCAGAGTTGTGAGATGTATCTCAAAATGACTGTCAAGAAGGATTCTACCAAGGATGAT ATGAAATCTGCTCTGAATGGTTTGTCTCAGGACGTTCAGGATCAGTTGATGGAGTGTGTGACGATACGTAGGGATGACCTCAAGAAAGCACTTATTGGGAACACAGCTACTATCTCACAATCACATCTCACAGACTTTGATTGGAAATTAAAA CTTGCAATGTCCAGTGATAAGATCTCATCGGTCCAGGAACCTCTAGTTAGTCTAGACCTAAGTTTGACAGAAGATGGAACCAATAGACTGGTCTCATTAGAACTTGACAAACAAGAACTCCAGAAATTGGTATCATCTCTGGAAACTGCTAATCGG GCTGTGCTGCAACTAAAGACGTGA
- the LOC121407207 gene encoding uncharacterized protein K02A2.6-like produces the protein MASCQIGIPVPQPMCCKGNLESNWKAFEESWNDYRIATELDKKPDSVQVATLRSVMGQDCKDRLATLPMSDAERLKPQIIVKKLAEHFAPARNVLYDRYVFHSAVQQQSESVDQFVVRLRQLIKPCKFGDLEEEMIRDRLVLGCKDKQAQARLFREQDTVCTLKKAIAALEVSELSQQQLRIVKGEETVNYMQNQRKKGKASSRQQQFNSKTRNMDKKSGKNFTAQKDEVSGCRFCGGSHGKGRESCPAYGKTCRKCSKQNHFQNVCKAKVQRGMKPSSVYQLDSSDDEDALTVEEVGTLNIHDGGKKLTLPLDVKINEHQQGKLECLIDTGSTCNVLSYRQVCELENSGQPCIDPSKSRIRLLNRSIIPVLGEKTYTCHYGTKQHDITFKIVDVEHIPLLSSKTSIDMGLITVNVTDEVNVMGDSIIDDYADVFEGLGCLPGDYDMEIDPSIPSVKNLARKVAVPLKGELKQKLDELEQRGILKKVSAPTDWVSNTVLVKKPGKLRICLDPRELNRALKRPHYLMPTMDDILPKLAKAKVFSVLDAKDGFWQVKLTERSSLLTTFATPFGRYRWTRMPFGICTAPEEFQRRQHEIIEGLSGVDVVADDFLVYGSGANLEEALADHDKNLRKFLARARKVGLTLNKKKLRLRLSEVPYMGHLLTATGLKPDPKKVQAVVEMPTPTDKKGVQRLLGSVTYLARFLPRLSHVAEPLRRLTDKDVHFEWRPEHEETLKEVQQLLTQAPVLKYYDVKEEVTIQCDASEKGLGATLLQNGQPVSFASRSLTRSEQNYAQIEKECLAIVYSCEKFDQFIRGRDVTVHTDHKPLVPIFKKAIHSAPKRLQRMMLRLQNYHLDVIYCPGKEMYIADWLSRAFLPTTEGRDKIYQEIEQINQTEYVRISDATSIQLQKETLRDPALQTLTSVVMNGWPETKDDVPVVVREYYNYRDEITVQNGVLYKGMKVIVPSAMRALMLNRVHSSHLGVDACVRRARDVLFWPGMQAEVKEKVTQCSTCNAFQPKQQKEPMLSYDIPSRPWSIVSQDLFTLHNEDYLITVDHYSDYWEIDKITGDTRAAVIVACTKGHFARYGRPDKVITDNGPQFVAKEYAQFVTDWEVEHITSSPLHAQSNGKAESAVKIAKTLLKKAAKQGEDIQLALLDWRNTPADSGASPAQKMMARRTNTLLPTPEALLKPQVIGGVSQHISHKKQRAKKYYDQTAAPLPELEIGQPVRIQPKNRGLEWGKGICMEKVGPRSFLVQTEAGRMLRRNRRFLRSTAEPLIPDTQMAETESPTTTRDSPEDATIFQPVGQQPSYAEVTAKPVESRAKEVPVNNSQTQSTSAGRGTNQSNWPTKSTRTRTGIQMPAKYNQFVSK, from the coding sequence ATGGCGTCTTGTCAAATAGGCATCCCGGTACCACAGCCGATGTGCTGCAAGGGCAATTTGGAGTCAAATTGGAAGGCCTTTGAGGAGTCATGGAACGACTACCGCATAGCGACAGAGCTAGATAAGAAGCCAGATAGCGTGCAAGTAGCAACTCTCAGATCAGTGATGGGCCAAGATTGTAAGGATAGATTGGCAACCTTACCGATGAGTGATGCAGAGAGACTGAAACCACAGATCATTGTCAAAAAACTGGCAGAACATTTTGCTCCAGCAAGGAATGTGCTATACGATCGGTATGTCTTTCATAGTGCCGTGCAACAGCAAAGTGAAAGTGTTGACCAGTTTGTTGTGCGGCTGCGCCAACTGATCAAGCCTTGCAAATTTGGTGACCTGGAGGAGGAGATGATCAGGGACAGGTTGGTGCTTGGGTGCAAGGACAAGCAGGCACAGGCACGCCTTTTCAGAGAACAGGATACTGTGTGCACCTTGAAAAAGGCAATCGCAGCCCTGGAAGTTAGTGAGCTATCCCAGCAGCAACTTAGAATTGTAAAGGGAGAAGAGACTGTAAATTACATGCAGAACCAGCGTAAGAAGGGAAAAGCGAGCAGCCGACAGCAGCAGTTCAACTCCAAGACAAGAAACATGGATAAGAAATCAGGAAAGAATTTCACTGCACAAAAAGACGAGGTTAGTGGATGCAGATTCTGTGGTGGTAGCCATGGAAAAGGCCGTGAAAGCTGTCCAGCATATGGAAAAACCTGTCGAAAGTGCAGCAAACAAAACCATTTCCAAAACGTATGTAAAGCTAAAGTGCAGAGAGGTATGAAACCCTCCTCTGTCTATCAGCTGGACAgcagtgatgatgaagatgcaCTGACAGTGGAGGAGGTAGGGACATTGAATATTCACGATGGTGGAAAGAAGCTGACCTTGCCATTGGATGTAAAGATAAACGAACATCAACAAGGAAAACTGGAATGTTTGATAGATACAGGGTCAACATGCAATGTGCTATCCTACAGACAAGTGTGTGAGCTGGAGAATTCAGGACAACCTTGCATTGATCCAAGCAAATCCAGAATAAGGCTGTTGAATCGTAGCATAATTCCAGTTCTGGGAGAGAAGACGTACACTTGTCATTATGGTACCAAGCAGCATGATATAACATTCAAGATAGTTGATGTCGAACACATACCCCTATTGTCCAGCAAGACATCCATCGACATGGGACTGATTACTGTCAATGTTACTGATGAGGTCAACGTAATGGGGGACAGTATTATTGATGACTATGCTGATGTCTTTGAGGGTCTTGGTTGCCTGCCAGGTGACTACGACATGGAGATCGATCCATCCATTCCCTCAGTCAAGAACTTAGCTAGAAAGGTGGCAGTGCCTCTGAAGGGAGAACTGAAGCAGAAGCTTGATGAGCTAGAGCAGAGAGGCATTTTGAAGAAGGTTTCAGCACCCACGGACTGGGTCAGCAACACGGTTTTGGTCAAGAAACCAGGCAAACTCAGAATCTGCTTGGATCCAAGAGAACTGAACAGAGCGCTGAAGAGACCACACTATCTTATGCCCACGATGGATGACATCCTACCAAAGCTTGCCAAGGCCAAGGTGTTCTCAGTGCTAGATGCGAAGGACGGTTTTTGGCAAGTGAAGCTGACAGAAAGGAGCAGTTTACTGACGACATTTGCAACGCCATTCGGTCGTTATAGATGGACTCGTATGCCCTTTGGCATATGTACAGCACCGGAAGAGTTTCAGAGAAGGCAACATGAGATCATTGAAGGCTTATCTGGTGTTGATGTTGTGGCAGATGACTTCCTAGTATATGGCAGTGGTGCTAATCTGGAGGAAGCCTTAGCAGACCACGACAAGAATCTCCGCAAGTTCTTGGCAAGAGCAAGAAAGGTCGGGCTAACCTTGAACAAGAAGAAGCTCAGATTACGACTGAGTGAAGTGCCATACATGGGACATCTTTTGACAGCAACTGGCCTTAAACCGGATCCAAAGAAGGTACAGGCTGTTGTGGAGATGCCAACTCCGACTGACAAGAAAGGTGTCCAGAGGCTATTGGGTAGTGTTACTTACCTTGCAAGATTCTTGCCTCGACTATCACATGTGGCAGAGCCTCTGAGGCGTCTGACTGACAAGGATGTGCACTTTGAGTGGAGACCGGAACATGAGGAAACGCTCAAAGAGGTGCAACAACTCCTCACGCAAGCTCCAGTGCTCAAGTACTATGACGTCAAAGAGGAGGTCACCATACAATGTGATGCTTCGGAGAAGGGACTGGGAGCGACCTTGCTTCAGAATGGGCAGCCAGTATCATTTGCATCTAGATCCTTGACAAGGAGTGAACAAAACTATGCCCAAATTGAAAAGGAGTGCTTGGCTATAGTATACAGCTGCGAGAAGTTTGACCAATTCATACGGGGAAGAGATGTAACAGTGCATACCGATCACAAACCCCTCGTACCAATCTTCAAGAAGGCTATACATAGTGCCCCAAAGCGGCTCCAGAGGATGATGCTAAGACTCCAGAACTACCATCTGGATGTGATATACTGTCCAGGCAAAGAAATGTATATCGCTGATTGGCTGAGCAGAGCGTTCTTACCAACCACTGAAGGCAGAGATAAAATCTATCAGGAGATAGAACAAATCAATCAGACTGAATACGTCAGAATCAGTGATGCAACGTCTATTCAGCTGCAAAAGGAGACGCTCCGAGATCCAGCACTGCAGACACTGACGTCGGTAGTAATGAACGGATGGCCGGAGACCAAAGATGATGTTCCTGTAGTAGTACGTGAGTACTACAATTACCGAGACGAAATAACGGTACAGAATGGAGTTCTATACAAGGGCATGAAAGTTATTGTTCCATCAGCCATGAGAGCCCTAATGCTGAATCGAGTGCATAGCAGTCACCTGGGAGTCGACGCCTGTGTTAGACGCGCTCGGGATGTTCTCTTTTGGCCAGGTATGCAGGCAGAGGTGAAAGAAAAGGTGACACAATGTAGCACCTGCAATGCGTTTCAGCCAAAACAACAAAAGGAGCCTATGTTGTCGTATGATATTCCGAGCAGGCCTTGGAGTATCGTGTCACAGGACCTTTTCACTCTTCACAACGAGGACTATCTGATAACTGTTGACCACTACAGTGATTACTGGGAGATCGACAAGATAACAGGTGACACCAGAGCAGCAGTCATTGTGGCATGCACAAAAGGCCATTTCGCACGATATGGACGTCCAGACAAGGTGATAACAGACAATGGACCCCAGTTTGTTGCCAAGGAGTATGCTCAGTTTGTTACCGACTGGGAGGTTGAGCATATAACCTCTTCGCCATTGCATGCTCAAAGCAATGGAAAAGCAGAATCAGCAGTGAAAATTGCCAAAACTCTCCTAAAGAAAGCAGCAAAACAAGGAGAAGACATCCAGTTGGCTTTATTGGACTGGAGGAATACTCCTGCTGATAGTGGTGCCAGCCCGGCACAAAAGATGATGGCTCGACGAACCAACACTCTACTACCAACACCAGAAGCACTCCTTAAACCACAAGTAATAGGGGGTGTATCACAACACATCAGTCACAAGAAACAGAGGGCCAAGAAATACTATGACCAAACAGCAGCACCACTCCCTGAGCTAGAGATTGGACAACCGGTCCGCATCCAGCCTAAGAATCGTGGTTTGGAGTGGGGCAAAGGAATCTGCATGGAGAAAGTTGGTCCACGGTCATTCTTGGTTCAAACAGAAGCTGGCCGAATGTTAAGGAGGAACCGGAGGTTCTTGAGATCAACCGCTGAACCTCTCATTCCAGACACACAGATGGCTGAGACAGAGAGCCCAACAACAACACGTGATAGCCCAGAAGATGCTACTATATTCCAGCCAGTGGGTCAACAACCATCCTACGCTGAAGTGACAGCAAAACCAGTCGAATCGCGTGCTAAGGAGGTACCCGTGAACAACTCTCAGACTCAATCAACAAGCGCTGGTCGCGGAACGAACCAATCGAACTGGCCTACCAAATCTACGCGCACCAGAACAGGAATCCAGATGCCAGCGAAATATAATCAGTTCGTTAGCAAATAA